Proteins from a single region of Bdellovibrio bacteriovorus HD100:
- the trmD gene encoding tRNA (guanosine(37)-N1)-methyltransferase TrmD: MLKIDVITLFPEMIQGAVSHGVLGQALKGDLLSVQAHTPREFASDKHRTVDDRPFGGGDGMIMLSETLEKSIQKVQHKNSKVIYLSPQGSVLTDDKARELSQAEHLVLICGRYGGIDQRIINTYVDEEISIGDYVLSGGELGALVVIDALSRFIPGVLGHVDSADKDSFSEGLLEHPNFTRPREYLGQDVPEVLLSGNHKLIADWKEKVSALVTLKKRPDLFIIYLAEEREKYRALKKKKTAEPLKELFKFWQQLSPQDREVLGLEDLNEESFNG, encoded by the coding sequence ATGCTTAAAATCGACGTGATCACTCTTTTCCCTGAGATGATCCAGGGCGCGGTGTCTCACGGCGTCCTGGGGCAGGCATTAAAGGGTGATCTTTTGTCGGTGCAGGCGCACACCCCGCGCGAGTTTGCCTCCGACAAGCACCGCACTGTGGATGATCGTCCCTTCGGTGGTGGTGACGGCATGATCATGTTGTCTGAGACCCTCGAAAAATCCATTCAAAAAGTGCAACATAAGAATTCCAAAGTCATCTACCTGTCTCCGCAGGGCTCAGTCCTTACTGATGACAAGGCCCGAGAATTGTCCCAGGCAGAGCATCTGGTTTTGATCTGTGGCCGCTACGGCGGAATCGATCAGCGAATCATCAACACCTATGTCGATGAAGAGATCTCCATCGGGGATTATGTGCTTTCCGGCGGGGAGCTGGGGGCGTTGGTGGTGATCGATGCGCTGTCGCGTTTTATTCCGGGTGTGCTGGGGCATGTGGATTCAGCGGACAAAGACAGTTTTTCAGAAGGTCTTCTGGAGCATCCCAATTTCACCCGTCCTCGCGAGTACTTAGGACAGGATGTTCCCGAAGTTCTTTTGAGCGGCAATCACAAGTTGATCGCTGATTGGAAAGAAAAAGTTTCGGCGCTGGTGACGTTAAAAAAACGCCCGGATCTGTTCATCATCTATCTGGCGGAAGAACGGGAAAAATACCGCGCCCTAAAAAAGAAAAAAACGGCAGAGCCCCTGAAGGAGCTCTTTAAGTTCTGGCAGCAACTATCCCCTCAGGATCGCGAAGTTTTGGGTCTTGAGGATCTGAATGAGGAAAGCTTCAATGGCTGA
- the rimM gene encoding ribosome maturation factor RimM (Essential for efficient processing of 16S rRNA), whose product MKLVGKIREAHGLKGDLYVLVFSGEIAWAKRMKTFGLKAKDSDEIKTFTVERTKPFKKGLIVKAAEVADRTAAEGLEHMEFFIDDELMVSKPGETIFLSEIKNFKLKNPEQTVLGEIVGFSSNGVQDLLVVETTDGKTAEVPFVDAFIKKIDFKHQAVVMDLPEGLFDIENA is encoded by the coding sequence ATGAAATTGGTAGGAAAAATCCGCGAAGCTCACGGCCTTAAAGGAGACCTTTATGTATTGGTCTTCTCTGGTGAAATTGCCTGGGCAAAACGCATGAAAACCTTCGGTCTAAAAGCCAAGGATTCAGATGAAATCAAAACTTTCACTGTTGAGCGCACCAAGCCTTTCAAAAAAGGTCTGATCGTGAAAGCCGCTGAAGTGGCGGATCGCACTGCCGCTGAAGGTCTGGAGCACATGGAGTTCTTCATCGACGACGAACTGATGGTGTCCAAACCAGGTGAAACCATCTTCCTGTCTGAGATTAAAAACTTCAAGTTGAAGAACCCAGAACAAACCGTACTGGGCGAAATCGTTGGTTTTTCCTCTAACGGTGTTCAGGATTTGCTGGTGGTTGAAACGACTGATGGCAAAACTGCGGAAGTTCCGTTCGTGGATGCTTTCATCAAAAAAATCGACTTCAAACATCAGGCTGTCGTGATGGATTTGCCTGAAGGGCTTTTTGATATCGAAAATGCTTAA
- a CDS encoding KH domain-containing protein: MDSLKDLVEFMAKSLVDKPENVEVDEIPGQQTTLLALKVDKEDLGKVIGKQGKTAAAMRTIIRAAGTKLNKRYHLDIVE, from the coding sequence ATGGATAGCTTGAAAGACCTCGTTGAGTTCATGGCGAAGTCCCTGGTGGACAAACCTGAAAATGTCGAAGTTGATGAAATCCCTGGTCAGCAAACCACACTTCTTGCTTTAAAGGTTGATAAAGAAGACCTTGGTAAAGTGATTGGTAAGCAAGGTAAAACTGCTGCTGCAATGAGAACTATCATCCGCGCAGCTGGCACCAAGCTTAACAAGCGTTATCACCTGGATATCGTTGAATAG
- the rpsP gene encoding 30S ribosomal protein S16, with translation MAVVIRLARMGAKHEPKYRVTVADSRRYVTGKFLDILGTYIPSPKGNDKKIELDLAKVEEWIKKGAQPTDRVKHVIKLAQAK, from the coding sequence ATGGCAGTTGTAATTCGTTTGGCTCGTATGGGCGCTAAGCATGAACCTAAATACCGCGTTACTGTAGCGGATTCCCGTCGTTATGTGACTGGTAAATTCCTTGATATTCTTGGAACTTACATTCCATCTCCAAAAGGTAACGACAAAAAGATTGAGCTTGATCTGGCTAAAGTTGAAGAGTGGATCAAAAAAGGTGCTCAACCTACAGATCGCGTAAAACACGTGATCAAATTGGCTCAAGCTAAATAA